A stretch of the Sulfurospirillum sp. UCH001 genome encodes the following:
- a CDS encoding chemotaxis protein CheW: MNDKLNQILKKQQQQVDEPHKKEDDIIQLVGFIIGQEEYAVPILSIQEIIKPIEYTRVPSVPDYILGVFNLRGSVIPLIDLRRKFKMDPVKVTEDTRYIVMKGKDNTAGFVIDRLTEAIRIKSSRIGPPPETIHAEKGLVYGIGMREENILTILKVEQLLKRDF; this comes from the coding sequence ATGAATGATAAACTCAATCAAATTCTTAAAAAACAGCAACAACAAGTTGACGAGCCACACAAAAAAGAAGATGATATTATTCAGCTTGTGGGATTTATAATAGGACAAGAAGAATACGCAGTGCCAATTTTGAGTATTCAAGAGATTATTAAACCGATTGAATATACGAGAGTTCCAAGTGTACCAGACTATATTCTAGGTGTCTTTAATCTAAGAGGTAGCGTTATCCCATTGATTGACTTAAGACGTAAGTTTAAAATGGATCCAGTAAAAGTAACGGAAGATACACGCTACATCGTTATGAAAGGAAAAGACAATACCGCTGGCTTTGTGATTGATCGTTTAACAGAAGCGATTCGTATTAAAAGTAGCCGTATTGGACCACCACCAGAAACAATTCATGCTGAAAAAGGGCTGGTTTATGGAATTGGTATGAGAGAAGAAAACATCTTGACAATTCTGAAAGTTGAACAGCTTTTAAAACGCGATTTCTAA
- a CDS encoding methylenetetrahydrofolate reductase, producing MIETFIEKLKHDTFLTLETTPMHEPTFEPLIEKIASLGLDTKVDGFSTTDNPLARLKFNALFGALSLQTKFSKPVIATMSMRDRNKVALQSDLLGANEYDLRTILCLTGDPASASDQPAVKGVFEGNSTLLLDIIQCFNAGIDYSGKPFKTQPKPIYPFSVCNAHANTPKNLMKKMATKIEHGAVGIITQPVYSVENATMLLELLKDAKTELGKEQSQTQLILGFFPIVKLRTAQFLAAHVPGIHVPALWMDKLAKAKKISEEEERKVGFQLSLNAFVELKKIHPKIHMMSANNFELVADLLKY from the coding sequence ATGATCGAAACCTTTATTGAAAAATTAAAACACGATACTTTTTTAACGCTTGAAACGACTCCAATGCATGAGCCAACGTTTGAGCCGCTTATCGAAAAGATAGCCTCACTTGGGCTCGATACGAAGGTTGATGGTTTCAGCACAACGGACAATCCACTCGCACGTCTTAAATTTAATGCGCTTTTTGGCGCACTGAGTCTTCAAACAAAATTTTCAAAACCTGTTATTGCAACGATGAGTATGCGAGATCGCAATAAAGTTGCCCTTCAATCTGATCTTTTGGGTGCAAACGAATATGATTTACGAACCATTTTATGTCTTACAGGAGATCCAGCAAGTGCGAGTGATCAACCTGCTGTTAAAGGTGTTTTTGAAGGAAATAGCACGCTCCTTTTAGATATTATTCAATGCTTTAATGCAGGCATTGACTATTCAGGAAAACCCTTTAAAACCCAACCTAAGCCTATTTATCCATTTTCGGTCTGCAATGCCCATGCAAATACACCAAAAAATTTAATGAAAAAAATGGCTACTAAAATCGAGCATGGTGCCGTAGGCATCATTACGCAACCTGTGTATAGTGTTGAAAATGCAACGATGCTTTTAGAGCTTTTAAAAGATGCTAAAACAGAACTTGGAAAAGAGCAGAGCCAAACACAGTTGATTTTAGGATTTTTCCCTATTGTTAAACTACGAACTGCTCAGTTTTTAGCTGCACACGTTCCGGGTATTCATGTACCAGCTTTATGGATGGATAAATTGGCAAAAGCAAAAAAAATTAGTGAAGAAGAAGAACGAAAAGTAGGGTTTCAACTCTCTTTAAATGCCTTTGTAGAGCTTAAAAAAATACATCCAAAAATTCACATGATGAGTGCCAACAACTTTGAACTTGTAGCTGATTTATTAAAGTACTAG
- the serB gene encoding phosphoserine phosphatase SerB: MKLCVFDFDSTLMDGETIDFLAKEHGVEKEVSMITEAAMRGELDFFESLTTRVGLLKGMNARKAEEICHALPLMKGAYEAIAGLKAKGYTVVVFSGGFRIATTPAKSILGFDADFANVLHARDGHLSGLVGGDMMFGFSKGDMLRRVQSLLNVSYDNTIAVGDGANDISMFECAAKKVAFCAKPILKNAANVVIDEKDMRNLLQFI, from the coding sequence ATGAAGTTGTGTGTATTTGATTTTGATTCAACACTCATGGATGGTGAAACAATCGATTTTTTAGCAAAAGAGCATGGGGTTGAAAAAGAAGTCTCTATGATCACTGAAGCTGCAATGCGCGGTGAACTTGATTTTTTTGAGAGTTTAACAACACGTGTAGGGCTTTTAAAAGGTATGAATGCGAGAAAGGCAGAAGAAATTTGCCATGCGCTTCCTTTGATGAAAGGGGCTTATGAGGCGATTGCTGGACTAAAAGCAAAAGGCTATACGGTTGTTGTTTTTAGTGGAGGGTTTCGTATCGCAACAACGCCTGCAAAATCAATTTTAGGTTTTGATGCTGATTTTGCCAATGTCTTACATGCTAGAGATGGCCACTTAAGTGGGCTTGTAGGTGGCGATATGATGTTTGGTTTTTCAAAAGGCGATATGCTAAGACGTGTACAAAGTCTTTTAAATGTCAGTTACGATAACACAATTGCAGTAGGTGATGGCGCAAATGACATCTCTATGTTTGAATGTGCGGCAAAAAAAGTAGCATTTTGTGCAAAACCTATTTTAAAAAATGCTGCCAATGTCGTTATCGATGAGAAAGACATGCGTAATCTTCTCCAATTTATTTAA
- a CDS encoding transaldolase, with translation MYNNDLKFSLWCDFVERSFLEGEFGELIQNNIVNAATSNPSIFKSAFLGSSAYAEDKAKLQGKSAKEIYEALAISDIQLAAKKLLPSYEKGDDGFISIEVDPFLCDDAEATVEEGKRLFKAIGYPNVMIKVPATEEGYIAMEALLSEGINVNATLIFSDVQTQSCLEAFAKANETLTQKGFKKLPQAVISIFVSRFDRKLDEQLKKVDFVTARVGIMNAMRAYALIQKAQLPNVRALFASTGVKGDELSPDYYIKELLLENSINTAPLGTIKAFITSSKECKPVELRADWIENFFHSLAANGVDMKVVCDELMDEGLSAFKEAFVEILNELK, from the coding sequence ATGTATAACAATGATTTAAAATTTTCGTTATGGTGTGATTTTGTTGAGCGTAGCTTTTTAGAAGGTGAATTTGGAGAGCTCATTCAAAACAATATTGTCAATGCTGCTACGAGTAATCCATCTATTTTCAAGTCGGCTTTTTTGGGTTCGTCTGCTTATGCAGAAGATAAAGCAAAACTTCAAGGAAAATCAGCCAAAGAGATTTATGAAGCCCTTGCAATTTCAGACATTCAGCTCGCTGCAAAAAAGCTTTTGCCTTCTTATGAAAAAGGAGATGATGGGTTTATCAGTATCGAAGTTGATCCTTTTTTATGTGATGATGCCGAAGCAACGGTTGAAGAAGGAAAGCGATTATTTAAAGCTATTGGCTATCCTAACGTTATGATTAAAGTGCCTGCAACGGAAGAGGGCTATATAGCAATGGAAGCATTGTTAAGCGAAGGTATTAATGTCAATGCAACATTGATCTTCTCCGATGTACAAACACAAAGTTGTCTGGAAGCATTTGCAAAAGCCAATGAGACATTGACGCAAAAAGGATTTAAAAAACTTCCTCAAGCAGTGATTAGTATTTTTGTAAGCAGATTTGATCGCAAATTGGATGAACAGCTAAAAAAAGTAGATTTCGTAACGGCTCGAGTAGGTATCATGAATGCTATGCGCGCTTATGCGTTGATCCAAAAAGCACAGTTACCAAATGTTAGAGCTCTTTTTGCAAGTACAGGTGTAAAAGGTGATGAGCTTAGCCCAGATTATTATATTAAAGAGCTTTTGTTAGAAAATTCAATCAATACGGCACCTCTTGGAACCATTAAAGCATTTATCACTTCTTCTAAAGAGTGTAAGCCAGTAGAGTTAAGAGCTGATTGGATTGAAAACTTTTTTCATTCTCTTGCTGCTAATGGTGTTGATATGAAGGTAGTCTGTGATGAATTGATGGATGAAGGTTTAAGTGCTTTCAAAGAAGCTTTTGTTGAGATTTTGAACGAACTCAAATAG
- a CDS encoding 50S ribosomal protein L25/general stress protein Ctc yields the protein MLEGIIRDSIEKKATKALRRDGYLIANIYGKGEENINAAFKANEFIKAAKNKDTLIFPVKVSGKEYNVVIQDYQRDPVNSNLLHVDLRIALPGVLTKYLVPVILEGTPKGTKNKGVLIQSKKRLAVKCTAENLPNSFVVDVNDLDVGDTVLVRDIQVPANVKIMDETRVSVAGVIKAK from the coding sequence ATGTTAGAAGGCATCATTAGAGATAGTATCGAAAAAAAGGCTACTAAAGCACTTCGTAGAGATGGATATCTAATTGCAAATATTTACGGTAAGGGTGAAGAAAACATCAATGCTGCATTTAAAGCAAACGAATTCATCAAAGCAGCAAAGAACAAAGATACTCTTATTTTCCCAGTGAAAGTATCTGGTAAAGAGTACAATGTTGTAATTCAAGATTACCAAAGAGATCCAGTAAATAGCAACCTTTTACATGTTGATTTACGTATTGCACTTCCAGGTGTTTTAACAAAATATTTGGTTCCTGTTATTCTTGAGGGTACACCAAAAGGTACAAAAAACAAAGGTGTTCTTATCCAATCTAAAAAACGTTTAGCAGTTAAATGTACAGCTGAAAATTTACCAAACAGCTTTGTTGTTGATGTAAATGATCTTGATGTTGGCGATACAGTTTTAGTACGTGATATTCAAGTTCCAGCAAACGTTAAAATCATGGATGAAACACGTGTTTCTGTTGCCGGAGTTATTAAAGCGAAGTAA